In the Leptolyngbya sp. FACHB-261 genome, GTGACCGAGAAAGCGAATGTTTCTCAATGCTTTAGCTTCTAGCCGTTCCCGCTCAGGCCCTTCGCCCATAATCACGAGCGGCCAGCCTAGCCAGTTAAAGGCTTCGACAATCACGTCGATGCGTTTGTAGCTGATCAAGCGGGCCGAAGCCAGATAAAAATCATCCTTCTCCTCTGAAAATACGAACCTCCTATCATTGATGGGATAGTGAACTAAGAGTGCTTTTTTATTGTATGTTTGGCGAATTCTTCTAACGACCGTGCTAGAGTTAGCCACATAGAGATCTGGCTCCTGGGAATAGGCCAAATCTGCTTTGCGCATCATTTGAAAAACCCTTTCAAGCAAAGGGTAGAAGTATCTGTAGTCTCCGTACTCGCGCAGATAGGTCTGCGTGTCCCAAAGAAAACGAGTAACGTTGTGGCAGAAACAAATATGTTTGGCCCCAGGTCTTTTGCGAACTGCTTTAGCAAAACTGGTGCTGCTGCTAACGATCAGATCATAGTCTTGCAAATCCAAAGATCGAAAGGCTGGGAAGTAGAAGGGAGCCATTAACCTAAAGTATTTGGCTGCGCCTGGAATATTCTGCAGGAAGGTTGTACGAACTAGACGTTCATTCAAGTCAATGGTCTGTTCTGGATCATACAAAGAGGTAAAGACATCTGCCTCGGGATAGCGCTTACAAAGCAGTTCGAAAACACGCTCTGCTCCACCTCGTTGGGTTAAGTAATCATGGACTAGCGCAATCTTCATAGTTCAACACAAGTGTACTAGGGCTACACGGACAGCCAATACAAGTTGAAGGCCAACAGTAATATCAGCTATCCAGATCTACCTAGTTCGCTCTAAGCGTCTGTCTAAGCAGATGGAAGGTATGCCTCAGCAATCCCCATCCAGCTCGGGATCGGGTAGCACAGGTTGTACCTAACTCTAGAGGTCCGGTTGGGAAGCTCCCCCGGTTTGCAATCGCTAGAGGAACAAGATTGAGTAACATCAATAGCTGCAGCGGCTACCCAGATCCACTCAGTTCGCTCTAGGCGTCTGTCTAAGCAGATGGGAAAATCTTTGGCAACTTCAACTGAACAGCGGCAACGGCTGCCTCTGAAAAATTAAGTTACGGTTGGCCTTGAATTTTATTCATTTCCGGGTAATATTTGATGGAGTTATGCTCTGAAAAGATAAAGTCAGAGTTACCATCGGCTAAAGCTAGACTCAGAGATAGTCGCTAGACCTAGGGAAAGCTGTTTGAGCATCATCAGGATATTCATCTAAGCGTCTGCGAGATTGCCTGGAAGAATGGTAGATAGCCCTAAACGGTTGACTGTGCGCCTTTTCAAGATTTGGAGAATCAGTTCAGAGGGAACTGATTAACCTATTGCGTCAACTTGGTAGATGGCTCGGCACGTCTCACCCTGACGTACTTTGCTTCCATGTATCGCATGGTACTTTACCCGTAGTTTTCCTGAGTCATTCTCAATCGCCTCCTACACAGTCTTCATAGAGCTGCGCGTTTTTCCGGATGGCCCCTTAGAAAATCTTCACAGATTTTTCCAATTTCTGTCAGTGATTTCGCATCCGGAATTGTACTTAGTTTTTTCTTCGTCTCCTTCCTAATCTTCATTAGACCTGCGCACATTTCCGGATGCATCTTTGGATAGCCTCTGGTGATTAATGCTTTATGAACTGTGGTTGCTACCCTGCTCTGATGTACTAGCAGTGCCCTGCTTACCATGCTTTCATGCGTCTATAAGAGCGGCTCTTATGCAAAACTATGTCTGAGTTACTTGACAAATTACTGCTGCTTTACCCCTTGTTAATCGTCTACCTCAGGGAGTGCCTTCAGTAACTGTTGAGGATGTCTGCTATTTAGGTAGAGCCTTTAGCGCTTGGCGCGACGCTTAAAAATTCTTTGGCAGAGACGCTTTATCCAGTTGGTTGGTTTAGAGCGCTGAGAACTGCTACGCGACCCGCCGGAAGGAGCACCCGTGTAATTAGGCCGAACTCTCGAAGCTGATCTAGCCACAGGAGCTGGTTCTACCGCCGGATCAACATCTACAGCTGCAATTGGAATTGGGGATAAGGTCACTGGCAGTGGCTCCGGTGAGCTGTCCCAGGGATCGGGAAGCACTTCTGGTTCTCCCAAAGCGGTTGGCTTGGGTAACACTGACGCTGGTGTAGTCGGATCTGATATGGCCGGACTTGATGCCACTGGTTCTAATCCAGCTAGATCCGGCTCAAGCGGCTCCAAGCCAGTTGCCTCACCACCAGAGGAAAGCAATGGGGCAGAAGTGGAGGTTATTGGGGCTAGAGTAAGCCTTTGAGTTCGAAAGCCATGGCTTCCAAAGGTCAAAAGCAGCAAGGTCCTAGCACCTTGCTGTCGAGCCTGAGCGCTCAGCGCTTGCACTGCCTGCCTAGAAGCGGGTTGGCCGAGGCAGTAGACCGAGAGCGCGACCGACTCTAGCCAAAAGCTACTTGGACTGCTCCGACGGACTTTTAGACCTCGACGGCTCAGGCTACTGCTCAAGATCTGACTGGCAGTAATTTCTCTGCGATCAGGTTGGTCTCGGTACTGAGGCTGACTCTCAAAGCGGCGAGTTTGGTGCTGAGGTCGTTGAGGGCGGCTGTAACCAGGACGGCTCCACCGACTCGAGGATGACTGTTTCACCAGACGGTGATGGATTTGCTGAGCTAGGGCTTGTACCTGCTCGAGGACGTGCTCAATAGCATCCAAGTCGGACTTCACGGGGTTCGATTCCTGCCTGAGACGAATAATCTACGTTTCCAGGCTATTATCCTCGCTTAAGCCGCCTGCTTACGCTCCACCCCAAAGCCTACTAGTTGAACAAGGGAGGGCAGCTGCCCCTCAGGCGGACGTTCATAAGTAATAATCGTGCGCAAGCGCAGATCAGGACGCACAAAACGCATTTGGTCTACTGATATCGAGCGGCTATAGGCCGTTGTCATCTCCAAGGCTTGGCGCTCTGGTCGATAGTAAAACTGGCCAATAATTGCACCTGTTTCGCTGTATCCTTTGTCCCGCAAGTATTCACCCCGGATTTCCTGACCTGGAATTGGGTCAGTAGCTGGCAAAAAAAGCGCTCGTAATTGCATAGATACCTCTTCTCCTTTCTCCGAACGCGTTTCGAAAGAAATGGCAAAGCCAGGGGCGTCATCAAACTTGTGTAGTGCTGAGCCTTGTGCAGCACTGGCTGATGGATCTGATGTGTGAGCTGTTGCCTGCAGAATTTGCTGTTTTTGCTCAAGAGCTAGGGGATCAGCGCGGAACTCAGTGTAGGAGCGCTCAACCTCACCTGTAGTCAGGTAGTGATAAGTACGCTCCGTAGTCCAAACACCGGAGCAGGCAACAAAAAACTCCTCAAAGCTCAGCATTTCCCGTCAAAGTGATGGTCAACGCAATTTTAACTCTCTCGTTCACTTTAATCTTTGGTAACCACAGAGCTTTTTTTAGAGGCTCTGCAACTTCAAAATTGGAATTAAACAAGTTCTTTGGCAAATCCACCCTCCTTAAGGGCAGCTGTTTTATGAGTGAAAATGATAATTTTCACAACCCACCGTTATCAAAAGTTAAATGATTCAGAAATGCACCATATTTTGAGGCAGGATTCACTAGGATAAAAAGCAAGGTTGAGTGGCTCTTAATGGATATTCTCAAGAAGCAAGTAGCAGCCCTGAGTAGCAAAATCGATGCGCTTCAGGCTGTCATTGATCGTCTGCCAGAGCGAATTGCAGAGGCAGTGCAAATCCAGCTCGAAGCTCAGTCCCCGGATGAGCCAGAAATTACAGATTCCCTGGAGAGTCAGGTGCTAGCTTTCCGTGCTCGGCAGCAGGCAGGCCCGATGCAAGCGGCCCTGGAGCATAAGGATGTGTTGGTAGATGACAGCCCGTCAGGGCGCTACAGCACGGGCGGCGAACGGGAATTGGCACCCGAGATT is a window encoding:
- a CDS encoding glycosyltransferase, whose translation is MKIALVHDYLTQRGGAERVFELLCKRYPEADVFTSLYDPEQTIDLNERLVRTTFLQNIPGAAKYFRLMAPFYFPAFRSLDLQDYDLIVSSSTSFAKAVRKRPGAKHICFCHNVTRFLWDTQTYLREYGDYRYFYPLLERVFQMMRKADLAYSQEPDLYVANSSTVVRRIRQTYNKKALLVHYPINDRRFVFSEEKDDFYLASARLISYKRIDVIVEAFNWLGWPLVIMGEGPERERLEAKALRNIRFLGHVSDTERANLLARAHSVIVAALEDYGLVPVEANVSGTPVIAYGAGGVLDTQIPGKTGVFFNRQTPDALQVALLNASEIQWDYDQIRHHALNQFSEDVFFSKIERIIEETCGLHQLRI
- a CDS encoding phycobiliprotein lyase; this encodes MLSFEEFFVACSGVWTTERTYHYLTTGEVERSYTEFRADPLALEQKQQILQATAHTSDPSASAAQGSALHKFDDAPGFAISFETRSEKGEEVSMQLRALFLPATDPIPGQEIRGEYLRDKGYSETGAIIGQFYYRPERQALEMTTAYSRSISVDQMRFVRPDLRLRTIITYERPPEGQLPSLVQLVGFGVERKQAA